The following coding sequences are from one Streptomyces sp. NBC_01294 window:
- a CDS encoding PP2C family protein-serine/threonine phosphatase, producing MPSHLFADRPAQPPEPGSVDALISQTRRLRGEVDAVRRDTVVDDDDAQGRWQRALCDLAVHHLDDLREHLDQLKEGLPPAPETIEFPQTAPEAGPEAQTRVGSAEWNLLTDEVSWSDELFQIFGRSPETGALPLDELGSTLFSEDQPLLTAWVTACLVDGKPIDGEFRIVRADGRVRTLHMRGEPVLDSDGCTASMWAVLRDVSELRRSQRAVRESRDSLQRQREIAQTEHRLAVELQEAVLPPWRGSLRFPYSSAGTLDVAAHYLPSATSALIGGDWYDALELPDGRSLLTVGDLTGHGVTATSGMAMMLGALRGMAMAGIEPGPLMGWLNQLLETSVQPALGSAVCCRYDPARRVLSWAQAGHPAPLLFRRGSGRSLVPPEGVLLGATSGASYGQAEERLEVGDLLVLHTDGLTPRSIEFSRADGTERLLALAPRFSAARSAQDCVRIVIEEFGESEREDDACVLVARVGG from the coding sequence ATGCCGTCCCACCTGTTCGCGGACCGTCCCGCGCAACCGCCCGAGCCGGGGTCGGTGGACGCGCTGATCTCTCAGACCCGGCGCCTGCGGGGCGAAGTGGACGCGGTCCGCCGCGACACCGTCGTGGACGACGACGACGCCCAGGGCCGCTGGCAGCGCGCGCTGTGCGATCTCGCCGTCCACCACCTCGACGACCTCCGCGAGCACCTCGACCAGCTCAAAGAGGGCCTGCCTCCGGCGCCCGAGACCATCGAGTTCCCGCAGACGGCCCCCGAAGCCGGGCCCGAGGCCCAGACCCGCGTCGGCAGCGCCGAGTGGAACCTGCTGACCGACGAGGTCAGTTGGTCCGACGAGCTGTTCCAGATCTTCGGCCGCTCCCCCGAGACCGGCGCGCTCCCCCTCGACGAACTGGGGTCCACCCTGTTCTCCGAGGACCAGCCGCTGCTCACCGCGTGGGTCACCGCCTGCCTGGTGGACGGCAAGCCGATCGACGGCGAGTTCCGCATCGTCCGGGCCGACGGCCGCGTCCGGACGCTGCACATGAGGGGCGAGCCGGTACTCGACTCCGACGGCTGTACGGCCTCGATGTGGGCCGTCCTGCGGGACGTGAGTGAGCTGCGCCGGAGCCAGCGAGCGGTGCGCGAGTCCCGTGACTCGCTGCAGCGCCAGCGGGAGATCGCGCAGACCGAGCACCGGCTGGCGGTCGAGCTGCAGGAAGCCGTGCTCCCCCCGTGGCGCGGCTCCCTGCGGTTCCCGTACAGCAGCGCGGGCACGCTGGACGTGGCCGCCCACTATCTGCCGTCCGCGACCAGCGCGCTGATCGGCGGCGACTGGTACGACGCCCTCGAACTGCCCGACGGACGCTCGCTGCTGACGGTCGGCGACCTGACCGGGCACGGGGTGACCGCCACCTCGGGGATGGCGATGATGCTGGGCGCCCTGCGCGGCATGGCCATGGCCGGGATCGAGCCCGGCCCTCTGATGGGCTGGCTCAACCAGCTCCTGGAGACCTCCGTACAGCCCGCGCTCGGCTCGGCCGTGTGCTGCCGCTACGACCCCGCGCGCCGCGTCCTGTCCTGGGCGCAGGCCGGCCACCCGGCCCCCCTGCTGTTCCGCCGCGGCTCGGGCCGCTCCCTGGTGCCGCCGGAGGGCGTGCTGCTGGGTGCGACCTCCGGGGCCTCGTACGGGCAGGCCGAGGAACGGCTCGAGGTGGGCGACCTGCTGGTCCTCCACACGGACGGACTGACGCCGCGCAGCATCGAGTTCAGCCGGGCGGACGGGACCGAGCGGCTGCTGGCGCTGGCGCCGCGATTCTCGGCGGCGCGGTCGGCGCAGGACTGCGTACGGATCGTGATCGAGGAGTTCGGCGAGAGCGAGCGGGAGGACGACGCCTGTGTGCTCGTCGCCCGGGTCGGCGGGTAA
- a CDS encoding DNA-binding protein NsdB has translation MSKGPNTRLNDLFGLAGWSKGELARMVNRQAAAMGHPQLATDTSRVRRWIDMGETPREPVPTVLAALFTERLGRVVTIEDLGFVRQRRTSRRQPDGARENPDGMPWAPERTAAVLTEFTGMDLMLNRRGLMGAGAVLTAGSALSNAMYDWLHTDPAAAKEARHFGDAFQGDPAGYDRYEAAPIGSQEIEALERSVEVFRAWDASRGGGLQRKAVVGQLNEVGGMLAYHHPDHLQRRLWGVAANLAVLAGWMSHDVGLEPTAQKYFVIAAHAAREGGDRPRAGEALSRAARQMVHLGKPNEALDLMKLAQSGSGEQTLPRTRAMLHTIEAWAQAAMGKGQAMRRTLGEAEELFVSDKGDVPPPSWMQHFDEADLHGMQALAYRTLADHDAAAAPIAARHAREALRLRGEGHQRSQIFDYISMASACFIADEPEQADRYARLALVSMNETSSHRTWDRLREMYRLTAQYSGYASIEDLRQEIKLALPDTPAPRGTGV, from the coding sequence GTGAGCAAAGGTCCAAACACCCGCTTGAACGACCTGTTCGGCCTGGCCGGCTGGTCGAAGGGCGAACTGGCGAGGATGGTAAACCGGCAGGCGGCGGCCATGGGCCACCCCCAGCTGGCCACCGACACCTCGCGGGTGCGGCGCTGGATCGACATGGGGGAGACCCCCCGCGAGCCGGTGCCCACGGTACTGGCAGCACTGTTCACCGAGCGGCTCGGTCGTGTCGTGACCATCGAGGACCTCGGGTTCGTACGGCAGCGGCGCACCTCAAGACGGCAGCCGGACGGGGCTCGCGAGAACCCCGACGGAATGCCCTGGGCGCCCGAACGCACAGCCGCGGTCCTCACCGAATTCACGGGAATGGACCTCATGCTCAACCGTCGCGGTCTGATGGGCGCGGGTGCCGTGCTCACCGCCGGCTCCGCTCTCAGCAACGCCATGTACGACTGGCTCCACACCGACCCCGCCGCAGCGAAGGAGGCCCGGCACTTCGGGGACGCCTTCCAGGGCGACCCGGCGGGCTACGACCGCTACGAGGCGGCCCCGATCGGCTCCCAGGAGATCGAGGCGCTGGAGCGCTCGGTCGAGGTCTTCCGGGCCTGGGACGCCTCCAGAGGCGGGGGACTCCAGCGCAAGGCCGTCGTCGGCCAGCTCAACGAGGTGGGCGGGATGCTCGCCTACCACCACCCCGACCACCTCCAGCGCCGGCTGTGGGGGGTGGCGGCCAACCTGGCGGTGCTCGCGGGCTGGATGTCCCACGACGTGGGCCTCGAACCCACGGCGCAGAAGTACTTCGTCATCGCCGCGCACGCGGCCCGCGAGGGGGGCGACCGTCCGCGCGCGGGCGAGGCCCTGTCCCGCGCCGCCCGCCAGATGGTCCACCTCGGCAAGCCGAACGAGGCCCTGGACCTGATGAAGCTCGCCCAGTCCGGCTCGGGCGAGCAGACCCTCCCGCGCACCCGCGCCATGCTGCACACCATCGAGGCCTGGGCGCAGGCCGCCATGGGCAAGGGCCAGGCCATGCGCCGCACCCTGGGCGAGGCGGAGGAGCTGTTCGTCTCCGACAAGGGCGACGTGCCGCCGCCGAGTTGGATGCAGCACTTCGACGAGGCCGACCTGCACGGCATGCAGGCCCTCGCGTACCGGACCCTGGCCGACCACGACGCCGCGGCGGCGCCGATCGCCGCGCGCCACGCCAGGGAGGCTTTGCGGCTGCGGGGCGAGGGCCACCAGCGCTCGCAGATCTTCGACTACATCTCCATGGCCTCGGCCTGCTTCATCGCCGACGAGCCGGAACAGGCCGACCGCTACGCGCGCCTCGCCCTGGTGTCGATGAACGAGACCTCCTCGCACCGCACCTGGGACCGGCTGCGCGAGATGTACCGGCTCACCGCCCAGTACTCCGGGTACGCCAGCATCGAGGACCTGCGCCAGGAGATCAAGCTGGCCCTCCCCGACACCCCGGCGCCGCGCGGTACGGGGGTGTAG
- a CDS encoding aminoglycoside phosphotransferase family protein, with product MYAATSSVSAPVRSHRTLPAGGGPYLDPGRQPAPAQGAVRARRMPGTGSQPVSGRIDLSGPQGAQLRTALASVQRICPEFAPVQVLRRSGRSVLLVGTTGRMTAVAKVLLDHSPEWRERYRHEIAAYRAFVRHRPPVRVPRLIAADPENCTLVVERMAGRVAALQRHPVEPPPRVDLRAALGAVCRVNQWRPPSELFGTPMNYARRIARDYELGLLTDRDLGDLQKLLHGVKLSGTPLQFNHGDALLSNLLLSPAGPVLLDWEHAGWYLPGYDLATLWTVLGDAPAARAQISRLAQSAGPVARDAFLVNLMLVLTREIRMSETAVQRSMLATAPTQPLPVGALSSGEEQRLLLRRLHDDAGMARRAVRAAVGTR from the coding sequence ATGTACGCAGCAACGTCCTCCGTGTCCGCACCGGTCCGGTCGCACCGCACGCTCCCTGCGGGCGGCGGCCCCTACCTCGACCCCGGCCGTCAGCCGGCCCCGGCGCAGGGCGCCGTGCGGGCCCGGCGGATGCCGGGTACCGGGTCTCAGCCCGTCAGCGGAAGAATCGACCTCTCGGGGCCGCAGGGCGCGCAACTGCGCACCGCCCTCGCCTCGGTGCAGCGGATCTGTCCCGAGTTCGCGCCGGTGCAGGTACTGCGGCGCAGCGGCCGCTCGGTCCTCCTGGTGGGGACCACCGGGCGGATGACCGCCGTCGCGAAGGTGTTACTGGATCACTCGCCGGAGTGGCGTGAGCGCTACCGGCACGAAATAGCGGCATACCGGGCGTTCGTCCGGCACCGCCCGCCGGTCCGGGTGCCGCGGCTGATCGCCGCCGACCCCGAGAACTGCACGCTGGTGGTGGAGCGGATGGCCGGCCGGGTCGCGGCCCTCCAGCGGCACCCGGTGGAACCGCCGCCGCGGGTCGACCTGCGGGCGGCCCTGGGCGCGGTGTGCCGGGTCAACCAGTGGCGGCCGCCGTCGGAGCTGTTCGGCACCCCGATGAACTACGCGCGGCGGATCGCCCGCGACTACGAGTTGGGCCTGCTGACCGACCGGGACCTCGGCGACCTGCAGAAGCTGCTGCACGGAGTGAAGCTGTCGGGCACGCCCCTGCAGTTCAACCACGGTGACGCGCTCCTGTCGAACCTGCTGCTGTCCCCCGCCGGTCCGGTGCTGCTCGACTGGGAGCACGCGGGCTGGTACCTGCCGGGCTACGACCTCGCCACCCTGTGGACGGTGCTGGGCGACGCCCCGGCCGCCCGCGCCCAGATCAGCCGGCTCGCCCAGTCGGCCGGTCCGGTCGCACGGGACGCCTTCCTGGTCAACCTGATGCTGGTGCTGACCCGGGAGATCCGGATGTCCGAGACGGCGGTGCAGCGCTCGATGCTGGCGACCGCCCCGACCCAGCCGCTGCCGGTGGGCGCCCTGTCCTCCGGTGAGGAGCAGCGGCTGCTGCTCCGCCGCCTGCACGACGATGCGGGGATGGCGCGCAGAGCGGTCCGCGCGGCGGTCGGCACGCGCTGA
- the kstD gene encoding 3-oxosteroid 1-dehydrogenase: MSASASRTSPAALPSRRTVLAGTGAGMLAATVLPSAAARADSAQDGPPLGEYDVVVVGSGAAGMTAALTAARRGLSVLVVEKAPTFGGSAARSGAGIWLPNNSVILGAGVPDTPQKAATYLAAVVGPEVPADRQAAFLANGPRMLDFVMANSPLGFRFMEGYSDYYPNLPGGLPNGRSIEPDQLDGRLLGAELARLNPAYMPVPAGMVVFSQDYKWLNLAAVSAKGLAVSTECLARGTKAALRGEKPLTMGQSLAAGLRVGLQRAGVPVWLNSPLVDLVREGGADGPVTGVVVEKEGVRGTVRARRGVIIGSGGFEHNAAMRAQYQQQPIGTQWSVGAKENTGDGIRAGQRAGAALALMDDAWWGPSIPLPGEPYFCLAERTLPGGLIVNANGARFVNEAAPYGDVVHVMYEKDRGAAGSHIPAWLIVDQNYRNKYLFKDILPTLPFPDSWYQAGAAKKAWTWDALAGQIGVPAGALRATLGRFNAQAWSGTDSDFHRGATAYDHYYTDPNVHPNSCLAPIWAPPFYAFKIVPGDLGTKGGIVTDARARALREDGSVIRGLYAAGNASAAVMGHSYAGAGSTIGPAMTFGYVAANDIADA; encoded by the coding sequence ATGTCCGCAAGCGCTTCACGCACTTCCCCCGCCGCCCTCCCGTCCAGACGTACGGTCCTCGCCGGTACCGGGGCCGGGATGCTTGCCGCCACCGTGCTCCCGTCCGCCGCGGCGCGGGCCGACAGCGCCCAGGACGGGCCCCCGCTCGGCGAGTACGACGTCGTCGTGGTCGGTTCCGGGGCCGCCGGGATGACCGCCGCGCTCACCGCCGCCCGGCGGGGGCTGAGCGTGCTGGTGGTCGAGAAGGCCCCCACCTTCGGCGGATCGGCCGCACGTTCCGGGGCCGGCATCTGGCTCCCCAACAATTCGGTGATCCTGGGCGCGGGCGTGCCGGACACCCCGCAGAAGGCGGCGACGTACCTCGCGGCCGTCGTCGGGCCGGAGGTTCCGGCCGACCGCCAGGCCGCGTTCCTCGCCAACGGGCCCCGGATGCTGGACTTCGTGATGGCCAACAGCCCGCTCGGGTTCCGCTTCATGGAGGGGTACAGCGACTACTACCCGAATCTGCCGGGCGGGCTGCCGAACGGCCGCTCCATCGAGCCGGACCAGCTCGACGGCCGGCTACTGGGCGCCGAACTGGCCCGCCTGAACCCCGCGTACATGCCGGTACCGGCCGGGATGGTGGTCTTCAGCCAGGACTACAAGTGGCTGAACCTCGCGGCGGTCAGCGCCAAGGGGCTCGCCGTGTCGACCGAGTGCCTGGCGCGCGGCACGAAGGCGGCACTGCGCGGCGAGAAGCCGCTGACGATGGGCCAGTCCCTGGCGGCCGGGCTGCGCGTCGGGCTGCAGCGGGCGGGGGTGCCGGTGTGGCTGAACAGTCCGCTGGTCGATCTGGTCCGGGAGGGTGGCGCGGACGGTCCCGTGACGGGGGTCGTGGTGGAGAAGGAGGGCGTACGGGGCACGGTACGGGCCCGGCGCGGGGTGATCATCGGCTCGGGCGGGTTCGAGCACAACGCGGCGATGCGGGCGCAGTACCAGCAGCAGCCGATCGGCACGCAGTGGTCGGTCGGCGCGAAGGAGAACACCGGCGACGGGATCCGGGCGGGGCAGCGGGCCGGGGCGGCACTGGCCCTGATGGACGACGCTTGGTGGGGTCCGTCGATCCCGCTGCCCGGGGAGCCGTACTTCTGCCTCGCCGAGCGGACCCTGCCGGGCGGGCTGATCGTGAACGCGAACGGCGCGCGGTTCGTCAACGAGGCGGCGCCCTACGGCGACGTGGTGCACGTGATGTACGAGAAGGACCGGGGCGCGGCCGGCTCGCACATCCCGGCGTGGCTGATCGTGGATCAGAACTACCGCAACAAGTACCTGTTCAAGGACATCCTGCCGACGCTCCCCTTCCCGGACTCGTGGTACCAGGCGGGCGCGGCGAAGAAGGCGTGGACGTGGGACGCGCTGGCCGGCCAGATCGGGGTTCCGGCGGGTGCGCTGCGGGCGACCCTGGGCCGGTTCAACGCGCAGGCGTGGAGCGGGACCGACTCCGACTTCCACCGGGGGGCCACGGCGTACGACCACTACTACACGGACCCGAACGTGCACCCGAACTCGTGCCTGGCACCGATCTGGGCCCCGCCGTTCTACGCGTTCAAGATCGTCCCGGGGGACCTCGGCACGAAGGGCGGCATCGTCACGGACGCGCGGGCCCGGGCCCTGCGGGAGGACGGCTCGGTGATCCGCGGCCTGTACGCGGCGGGCAACGCCAGCGCCGCGGTGATGGGGCACAGCTACGCGGGCGCCGGATCGACGATCGGCCCCGCGATGACGTTCGGCTACGTGGCGGCGAACGACATCGCGGACGCGTGA